A single Primulina eburnea isolate SZY01 chromosome 11, ASM2296580v1, whole genome shotgun sequence DNA region contains:
- the LOC140806252 gene encoding probable mitochondrial saccharopine dehydrogenase-like oxidoreductase At5g39410, with protein MGYLPACLWAECESRLTRKIGFLTEPISASSRFSNTQRLLDEFTSIIPLKSLQKSMAENDSKIFDVIILGASGFTGKYVVREALKFLNVPNSPLKSLALAGRSPSRLSEALNWAASPHLPPKIPLLTADTSDPSSLTRLAAQAKIVLNCVGPFRLYGHPVVEACVESGCDYLDISGEPDFMERMEALYHEKAVEKRSLVISACGFDSIPAEIGLMFHSKQWAEPSCPNSVDAYLSLESDKEIVGNFGTYESAVLGVANADTLMELRRSRPKRARPAILGPGPAKGSIIEHQKHLGLWALKLPSADSVVVRRTLSTLTENPHGLPGVNETPEHHKKREAFWSSVKPAHFGVKLGTKSLLGLFPVIMLGIFIGLLSKTSQGRWLLLKFPAFFSCGSFKKKGPSEDQVASATFKMWFVGHGYSDSSLASQGSKKVDTEVITRVMGPEIGYLTTPIILVQCALILLNDRENLPKGGVFTPGIVFGPTDLQERLQENGISFDFISKKALSA; from the exons ATGGGCTACCTGCCTGCGTGCCTTTGGGCGGAGTGCGAAAGCAGATTGACACGCAAGATCGGATTTTTAACTGAGCCTATATCAGCTTCTTCACGCTTTTCTAACACCCAACGACTTCTAGATGAATTCACCTCCATCATTCCACTGAAATCTCTGCAGAAAAGTATGGCGGAAAACGATTCCAAGATCTTCGATGTCATAATCCTCGGCGCCTCCGGATTCACCGGGAAGTACGTAGTCCGAGAAGCGCTCAAATTTCTCAATGTTCCCAACTCACCCCTCAAGTCGCTCGCTTTGGCCGGGCGCAGCCCGTCAAGGCTATCCGAAGCCCTCAATTGGGCAGCCTCGCCGCATCTCCCGCCGAAGATCCCTCTTCTCACCGCAGATACTTCCGACCCGAGTTCACTCACAAGACTAGCGGCCCAGGCGAAGATCGTTTTGAATTGCGTTGGCCCGTTTCGTCTTTACGGCCATCCCGTTGTTGAGGCCTGTGTGGAGTCGGGCTGCGATTACTTGGACATCTCCGGGGAGCCCGATTTTATGGAGAGGATGGAGGCTTTGTACCACGAGAAGGCGGTGGAGAAGCGGTCTTTGGTTATCTCTGCTTGCGGGTTTGATTCCATTCCGGCGGAGATCGGGCTGATGTTTCACTCGAAACAGTGGGCCGAGCCCTCGTGCCCGAACTCCGTCGATGCGTACTTGAGCTTGGAGTCGGACAAGGAGATTGTTGGGAATTTCGGGACGTACGAATCTGCTGTTCTTGGAGTGGCTAATGCTGATACGTTGATGGAGTTGAGAAGGTCAAGGCCAAAAAGAGCCCGGCCCGCG ATTCTAGGACCTGGACCTGCAAAAGGTTCTATCATCGAACATCAGAAGCACCTGGGACTCTGGGCCTTAAAGCTACCATCAGCAGATTCCGTCGTGGTTCGAAGAACCCTAAGCACCCTGACTGAAAATCCCCATGGTTTACCTGGTGTGAATGAGACTCCAGAGCACCACAAAAAGAGGGAGGCCTTCTGGTCATCTGTGAAGCCAGCCCATTTTGGAGTAAAACTAGGAACAAAATCACTCCTTGGTTTGTTTCCTGTTATCATGCTTGGGATATTCATCGGGCTGTTGAGCAAAACTTCACAAGGAAGATGGCTTCTCTTGAAATTCCCTGCGTTTTTCAGCTGTGGGTCGTTCAAGAAGAAAGGGCCTTCTGAGGATCAAGTGGCGAGTGCTACCTTCAAGATGTGGTTCGTTGGACACGGGTACAGTGACAGCAGTCTGGCATCACAAGGGAGCAAGAAAGTGGATACTGAGGTAATAACAAGAGTAATGGGACCTGAAATCGGCTATCTAACGACTCCGATTATCCTAGTTCAGTGTGCTCTTATTCTACTCAACGACCGAGAAAATCTACCTAAGGGAGGAGTCTTCACTCCAGGTATCGTATTTGGCCCGACCGATCTCCAAGAACGGCTCCAAGaaaatggaatatctttcgaTTTCATTTCGAAGAAAGCTCTTTCGGCCTAA
- the LOC140806253 gene encoding uncharacterized protein translates to MRTEIQVNGFLREYCSATGRDGNANTDTRSLYHQEKCVKNGHNHDLSRITEDGIVGYGKEEISKTILKHETIFRNQVRELHRLYIRQRELINEMKRVKLNKDEHKIPFISLIQDTQDLTSSEIPLYKSIKFEKRTGSLEVPANVLGINVDNHMQRSFYEFPVVETTSRNRNHQASRANSAFTGAWRPECKVYSSRPHYQTDLNLTCSEDVNLSSPSCPARPDVSANSGSTFHLASTNFYENPQAGKKGGICFSIMNSRNEICGKEHLSDHYTEEKRFEKHSFTGDSSFGKSQACSTGTQAEPRNGFSDNHLSTCKSASRRKQTLFGVEISEENDDPLGTVSNTSSIIIKNDLVNCESVGYRAPGKCFKNVDETNAKPIENSKSHSENSHKFQMAVPQQSLVFTGCQSNQENLKERLPWFLNTPQQRGEPKKGANNSYFMNLDSLQNYSNDFFKKTERTGGSWPTLKAKQETSESMVAQIADNGIPRTILSFPMCNALHTVKNPNSAGNISKINCSGIDSGGGRKEQLEIKDFVLQKGFNNYISGLRHHIDLNLSFEEEDAPPAPSIPTTIVKIATTEIDLQAPALIESEAEVSFTEADLIEVEVPPRKSEHSTEDCDRIAAQTIISFPMSGKRNSNEEVAPEPLEATSSDCLKWFAEKILSNCDDAMRTVSLVQNGVVDAAELIPYGMDCFEFMTLKLEDTKEEHYSYKPMELNNPSDEETKRSRKGMPGRGKQLKDFQKDILPGLVTLSRQEVTEDLKTFEGLLFKVEGRNSLRSGRGRKRFRVLPTSPVSKSVYSTITQQPTCQKLGLEGRNILGWGKRTRRLPRQRCPNAHLSSPLKC, encoded by the exons ATGAGAACTGAAATACAAGTAAATGGATTTTTGCGCGAGTACTGTTCCGCGACCGGCCGTGATGGTAATGCCAATACGGATACGAGATCCTTATATCACCAAGAGAAATGTGTGAAAAATGGCCATAATCACGACTTGTCGCGGATAACAGAAGATGGTATTGTTGGATATGGCAAGGAGGAAATAAGCAAGACAATTCTCAAGCATGAAACAATATTTAGAAATCAG GTTCGAGAACTCCACCGGCTTTACATCAGGCAGAGAGAGCTGATAAACGAAATGAAAAGGGTAAAGTTAAACAAAGACGAACATAAGATACCCTTTATTTCCCTGATTCAAGACACACAAGATTTGACAAGCAGTGAAATTCCATTGTATAAGAGCATAAAGTTTGAGAAAAGAACGGGATCCCTCGAAGTTCCAGCTAATGTACTCGGAATTAATGTAGATAATCACATGCAGAGAAGTTTTTACGAATTTCCTGTTGTGGAAACCACCAGTCGAAACCGGAACCATCAGGCATCGCGTGCTAATTCTGCTTTTACTGGTGCTTGGAGACCAGAATGTAAAGTTTATTCTTCAAGGCCACATTATCAAACTGACTTAAATTTAACCTGCTCAGAGGACGTAAATCTTAGTAGTCCCTCGTGCCCTGCAAGGCCTGATGTTTCTGCAAATTCAGGTTCAACCTTTCACCTTGCATCAACAAATTTCTATGAAAATCCTCAGGCTGGAAAAAAAGGTGGAATTTGTTTCAGTATTATGAATTCGAGGAATGAAATATGCGGAAAAGAGCATTTGTCTGATCACTATACAG AGGAAAAGAGATTTGAAAAGCATTCTTTTACTGGAGactctagttttggcaagtcacAGGCATGTTCTACGGGGACACAGGCCGAGCCAAGAAATGGATTTTCAGATAATCATTTGAGTACATGTAAATCAGCATCTCGAAGGAAGCAGACGCTTTTTGGCGTCGAAATTTCTGAAGAAAATGATGATCCATTGGGTACAGTATCTAACACGTCAAGTATAATCATCAAGAATGATTTGGTCAACTGTGAAAGTGTTGGATACAGAGCTCCAGGAAAATGTTTCAAGAACGTGGATGAAACAAATGCAAAGCCTATAGAAAATTCGAAAAGTCATTCAGAAAACTCCCACAAGTTTCAAATGGCGGTTCCTCAACAAAGTCTCGTGTTTACAGGTTGTCAAAGCAACCAGGAAAATCTGAAGGAACGGTTGCCCTGGTTTCTAAATACTCCACAACAAAGGGGCGAACCCAAAAAAGGGGCGAATAATTCTTACTTCATGAATCTGGACTCCTTGCAGAATTATTCAAATGATTTTTTCAAGAAAACCGAAAGAACTGGTGGTTCCTGGCCAACTTTGAAAGCAAAACAGGAAACCTCAGAATCAATGGTTGCACAAATTGCCGATAATGGGATTCCTAGAACGATTCTCAGTTTTCCAATGTGTAATGCACTCCACACGGTCAAGAATCCAAATTCTGCAGGCAATATATCCAAGATTAACTGTTCTGGCATAGATAGTGGTGGTGGTCGAAAAGAGCAGCTCGAAATCaaggattttgttttgcagaaAGGATTTAACAACTACATTTCTGGTTTGAGGCATCACATTGACTTGAACTTATCTTTTGAAGAGGAGGATGCTCCACCAGCTCCATCTATCCCCACAACTATAGTAAAAATTGCAACCACTGAGATAGACTTGCAGGCTCCAGCATTGATTGAATCGGAAGCAGAGGTGTCATTTACAGAAGCCGACTTGATAGAAGTGGAAGTGCCACCTAGAAAATCTGAACATTCTACTGAAGACTGTGACAGGATAGCAGCTCAGACCATAATTTCCTTCCCGATGTCTGGCAAAAGGAATTCTAATGAAGAAGTTGCACCGGAGCCTCTGGAGGCCACATCTAGCGATTGTCTCAAATGGTTTGCAGAAAAGATCTTGTCAAATTGCGATGATGCAATGAGAACAGTTTCTTTGGTTCAGAACGGTGTGGTTGATGCAGCCGAGTTGATTCCTTATGGTATGGACTGCTTCGAATTCATGACTTTAAAGTTGGAAGACACAAAGGAGGAACACTATAGCTATAAGCCCATGGAATTGAATAATCCAAGCGATGAAGAAACTAAAAGATCTCGAAAAGGGATGCCAGGTCGAGGGAAACAACTAAAAGATTTCCAAAAGGACATTCTTCCTGGTCTGGTCACGTTGTCGAGGCAAGAAGTGACCGAGGATCTGAAAACGTTTGAAGGGCTACTATTCAAAGTTGAAGGTAGAAACTCTCTAAGAAGTGGCAGGGGAAGGAAGCGTTTTCGAGTCTTACCTACATCTCCAGTTTCAAAATCAGTTTACTCAACCATAACACAACAGCCCACTTGTCAAAAACTAGGACTTGAAGGTAGAAACATACTCGGATGGGGAAAAAGGACGAGGCGTTTGCCGAGGCAGAGATGTCCTAATGCTCATCTTTCATCGCCTTTAAAATGCTGA